A region from the Oncorhynchus clarkii lewisi isolate Uvic-CL-2024 chromosome 8, UVic_Ocla_1.0, whole genome shotgun sequence genome encodes:
- the LOC139415215 gene encoding very long chain fatty acid elongase 4-like, translating to MEAVTHFMNDTVEFYRWSLTIADKRVEKWPMMSSPAPTLAISCLYLLFLWAGPKYMQNREPFQLRKTLIVYNFSMVILNFYIAKELLLGARAAGYSYLCQPVSYSNDVNEVRIASALWWYYISKGVEYLDTVFFILRRKFNQVSFLHVYHHCTMFILWWIGIKWVPGGQSFFGAGINSSIHVLMYGYYGLAAFGPKIQKFLWWKKYLTIIQMIQFHVTIGHAGYSLYTGCPFPAWMQWALIGYAVTFIILFGNFYYQTYRRTPHSAPKAAKSVTNGISTATNGYSKLEEVEENGKKQQKKGRVKRE from the exons ATGGAAGCTGTCACCCACTTTATGAATGACACGGTAGAGTTCTACAGATGGAGCCTTACTATAGCAG ACAAGCGAGTGGAGAAATGGCCGATGATGTCGTCCCCCGCCCCCACCCTGGCCATCAGCTGCCTGTACTTGCTCTTCCTGTGGGCGGGGCCTAAGTACATGCAGAATCGCGAGCCTTTCCAGCTAAGGAAGACCCTCATAGTGTACAACTTCAGTATGGTGATACTCAACTTTTACATCGCCAAAGAG CTCCTCCTGGGTGCAAGAGCAGCGGGGTACAGCTACCTATGTCAACCTGTCAGCTACTCCAACGACGTCAACGAAGTCAGG ATAGCGTCTGCTCTGTGGTGGTACTACATCTCTAAGGGAGTGGAGTATCTGGACACGGTGTTCTTCATCCTGAGGAGGAAGTTTAACCAGGTCAGCTTCCTCCATGTCTACCATCACTGCACCATGTTCATCCTCTGGTGGATCGGAATCAAGTGGGTCCCTGGAGGACAGT CGTTCTTCGGAGCAGGCATAAACTCATCCATCCATGTCCTGATGTATGGGTACTATGGCCTGGCCGCTTTCGGACCCAAGATCCAGAAATTCCTCTGGTGGAAGAAATACCTGACCATCATTCAGATG ATCCAGTTCCATGTGACCATCGGCCATGCAGGCTACTCCCTCTACACTGGCTGCCCTTTCCCCGCTTGGATGCAGTGGGCCCTAATTGGCTACGCCGTCACCTTCATCATCCTATTCGGCAACTTCTACTACCAGACCTACCGGCGCACCCCACACTCCGCCCCCAAGGCGGCCAAATCCGTCACCAACGGCATTTCCACAGCAACCAACGGCTACAGCAagttagaggaggtggaggagaacgGGAAGAAGCAGCAGAAAAAGGGAAGAGtgaagagggagtga
- the LOC139415216 gene encoding microtubule cross-linking factor 3-like, with product MHTADSAEAEPEPSIGTIEAEFVTQQDEGLEDELERLVDENEDLKMEIEEMRTEMDEMRDTFYEEDTCQLQEMRRELERANKNCRILQYRLRKAERKKLRYAQTGEIDEELLRSLEQDLKVAKDVSVRLHHELENVEEKRTKTEDENEKLRQKLIEVEVTKQALQNELDKVKESHKRRGSKEVQKSDKKSAQTPTEDDNDDLKCQLAFIKEEAVLLRKKTAKIDKEKDRLETELQKYRSFYGDLDSPHPKGEAWGPPTTRESELKLRLRLVEEEANILGRKIVELEVENRGLRAELDDLRGEGEGEGGSGGGAVGGMGAGRGHGEAMTELRQQLQLVEDEAELLRRNLADAEDHNKRVTGELNKLRFKAGTHEGGARHGGVAAGGVCSEKAEALQEELKTARLQINDLSGKVMQLQYEKRVLLSNMQRYDLASHLALRGGISPRDSDAESDAGGLGPSGRRESDDDSSSSRLQPPHRKREGPVGGESDSDEVRNQTRCLTPTRGLYTPPPETAARFLPRNLQDRQQMIDIRVEAERLGRTIDRLIADTATIIAEARVYVSNSDLYGRGEEEEEGGRIREHELLYRINAQMKAFRKELQGFIDRLEVPKPEDREEEPLSMFQPIILLILILVLFSSHSYATIFKLVFLFTLFFVL from the exons ATGCACACGGCTGACAGCGCGGAGGCCGAGCCGGAGCCGTCTATCGGGACCATAGAGGCGGAGTTCGTGACACAGCAAGACGAGGGCCTTGAGGACGAATTGGAGAGACTGGTGGATGAGAATGAAGATCTAAAG ATGGAGATCGAGGAGATGAGGACGGAGATGGACGAGATGCGTGACACCTTCTACGAGGAGGACACGTGCCAGCTGCAGGAAATGAGACGCGAGCTGGAGCGAGCCAATAAGAACTGCCGGATCCTCCAGTACCGGCTGAGGAAGGCTGAGAGGAAGAAGCTGCGCTATGCCCAGACGGGAGAGATCGACGAGGAACTACTGAGGAGCCTGGAGCAGGActtgaag GTTGCGAAGGATGTGTCTGTGAGACTGCACCATGAGTTGGAGAATGTGGAGGAGAAACGCACAAAGACAGAGGACGAAAACGAGAAACTGAGGCAGAAACTCATCGAGGTGGAGGTGACCAAACAGGCCCTTCAGAATGAGCTGGACAAAGTCAAGGAG TCTCACAAGAGAAGAGGAAGCAAGGAGGTCCAAAAGTCAGACAAGAAGTCTGCCCAGACCCCAACAGAG GATGACAACGATGATCTCAAGTGCCAGCTGGCCTTCATCAAGGAAGAGGCTGTATTGTTGAGGAAGAAGACAGCTAAGATCGACAAGGAGAAGGACCGGCTGGAGACAGAGCTACAGAAGTACCGCTCCTTCTATGGGGACCTGGACAGCCCCCACCCCAAGGGTGAGGCCTGGGGACCCCCCACCACTCGTGAGTCCGAGCTGAAGCTGCGTTTGCGCCTGGTGGAGGAAGAGGCTAACATCCTGGGGAGGAAGATCGTGGAGCTGGAG GTGGAGAACCGGGGTCTGAGGGCGGAGCTGGACGACCTcaggggtgaaggggagggagaAGGCGGGTCCGGTGGGGGGGCTGTGGGTGGGATGGGGGCGGGCCGGGGCCATGGGGAGGCTATGACAGAGCTGAGGCAGCAGCTGCAGCTGGTGGAGGACGAGGCAGAGCTCCTGAGGAGGAACCTGGCCGACGCTGAAGATCACAACAAGAGAGTGACGGGAGAACTCAACAAGCTCAGGTTTAAGGCCGGGACCCACGAGGGAGGGGCAAGGCATGGAGGAGTGGCGGCAGGAGGAGTATGTTCGGAGAAGGCAGAGGCACTGCAGGAGGAACTGAAGACGGCCCGGCTACAGATTAATGATCTCAGTGGGAAG GTGATGCAGCTGCAGTATGAGAAGCGTGTTCTGCTCTCCAACATGCAGCGCTATGACCTGGCCTCCCACCTGGCCCTAAGGGGGGGCATCAGCCCTCGGGACAGTGATGCAGAAAGTGACGCAGGAGGGCTCGGACCAAGCGGGCGCCGCGAAAGCGATGAtgactcctcctcctctcgtctccAGCCCCCGCACCGCAAACGCGAGGGCCCAGTGGGCGGGGAGAGTGACTCGGACGAGGTGCGGAACCAAACCCGCTGCCTCACGCCTACCCGGGGTCTCTATACCCCACCCCCTGAGACCGCCGCCCGCTTCCTGCCCCGCAACCTACAGGATCGCCAGCAGATGATTGACATTCGAGTGGAGGCGGAGCGTCTTGGCAGGACCATCGACCGGCTCATCGCCGACACGGCAACTATAATCGCAGAGGCACGGGTGTACGTTTCCAACAGCGACCTGTATGGgcggggtgaggaggaggaggagggtgggaggatcAGGGAGCATGAGCTGCTGTACAGGATCAATGCCCAGATGAAGGCCTTCAGGAAGGAGCTACAGGGCTTCATAGACAGACTGGAGGTGCCCAAAcctgaggacagggaggaggaacCACTGtcg ATGTTTCAGCCCATCATTTTACTCATCCTCATTCTAGTCTTATTCTCCTCCCACTCCTATGCCACCATCTTTAAACTTGTCTTTCTGTTTACCCTTTTCTTCGTCCTGTGA